A single Streptomyces sannanensis DNA region contains:
- the trpA gene encoding tryptophan synthase subunit alpha, translated as MAGNIELLSATLAKAKSEDRAALIAYLPAGFPTVDGGIEAVKAVLDAGADVVEIGLPHSDPVLDGPVIQTADDIALRGGVKIADVMRTVREAHRASGKPVLVMTYWNPIDRYGIERFTAELAEAGGAGCILPDLPVQESEVWRKHAEQHGLATVFVVAPSSTDERLAKITAAGSGFVYAASLMGVTGTRASVGAQAEDLVRRTRATTDLPVCVGLGVSNPEQAAEVAAFADGVIVGSAFVKRILDAPDEAAGLAAVRELASELARGVRRN; from the coding sequence ATGGCCGGGAACATCGAGCTGCTGAGTGCCACCCTGGCGAAGGCCAAGTCCGAGGACCGGGCCGCTCTCATCGCCTATCTCCCCGCAGGTTTCCCGACCGTGGACGGCGGCATCGAGGCGGTCAAGGCCGTGCTCGACGCCGGTGCCGATGTCGTCGAGATCGGGCTGCCGCACAGCGATCCGGTGCTCGACGGTCCGGTCATCCAGACCGCCGACGACATCGCGCTGCGCGGCGGAGTGAAGATCGCCGATGTGATGCGTACGGTCCGGGAGGCCCACCGGGCCAGCGGTAAGCCGGTCCTCGTCATGACGTACTGGAACCCGATCGACCGCTACGGCATCGAACGGTTCACCGCCGAGCTGGCGGAGGCGGGCGGCGCCGGGTGCATCCTGCCCGACCTGCCGGTCCAGGAGTCCGAGGTGTGGCGCAAGCACGCCGAGCAGCACGGCCTCGCCACGGTCTTCGTGGTGGCGCCGAGCAGCACGGACGAGCGGCTGGCGAAGATCACGGCGGCTGGTTCCGGCTTCGTGTACGCGGCCTCCCTCATGGGTGTCACCGGAACGCGCGCGTCCGTGGGCGCGCAGGCAGAGGACCTGGTGCGGCGCACGCGTGCCACCACCGATCTCCCGGTGTGCGTCGGGCTGGGTGTGTCGAACCCGGAGCAGGCCGCCGAGGTCGCGGCGTTCGCGGACGGTGTGATCGTCGGTTCGGCGTTCGTGAAGCGCATCCTCGACGCGCCCGACGAGGCCGCCGGCCTGGCCGCCGTGCGGGAGCTGGCGAGCGAGCTCGCCCGGGGTGTCCGCCGGAATTGA
- the lgt gene encoding prolipoprotein diacylglyceryl transferase has protein sequence MDLAYIPSPSTGVIYLGPIPLRGYALCIIIGVFVAVWYGNKRWIARGGRSGTVADIAVWAVPFGLVGGRLYHVVTDYQLYFGEGKNWVDAFKIWEGGLGIWGAIALGAVGAWIGCRRRGIPLPAYADAVAPGIVLAQAIGRWGNWFNQELYGKPTDLPWALKITEADNRVGGLYHPTFLYESLWCVGVALLVVWADRRFRLGHGRAFALYVAAYCAGRAWIEYMRVDEAHHILGVRLNVWTALIVFLLAVTYIVVSARLRPGREEIVEPGAVEAAPAKEEAAEKAEASETDDAPSEAAASGSEDAATDADAEGNGAEAAKQS, from the coding sequence ATGGACCTTGCCTACATTCCCAGCCCGTCGACCGGCGTGATCTATCTTGGACCGATCCCGCTCCGCGGCTACGCGCTCTGCATCATCATCGGTGTGTTTGTTGCCGTCTGGTACGGCAACAAACGCTGGATCGCCCGCGGCGGCAGAAGCGGCACCGTGGCCGACATCGCCGTATGGGCGGTGCCCTTCGGCCTTGTCGGCGGTCGGCTGTACCACGTCGTCACCGACTACCAGCTGTACTTCGGCGAGGGCAAGAACTGGGTCGACGCCTTCAAGATCTGGGAGGGCGGCCTCGGTATCTGGGGCGCCATCGCCCTGGGCGCGGTGGGCGCGTGGATCGGCTGTCGGCGCAGGGGGATCCCGCTGCCCGCGTACGCCGACGCCGTCGCGCCCGGTATCGTCTTGGCGCAGGCCATCGGGCGCTGGGGCAACTGGTTCAACCAGGAGCTGTACGGCAAGCCGACCGATCTGCCCTGGGCGCTCAAGATCACCGAGGCGGACAACCGGGTGGGCGGGCTGTACCACCCCACGTTCCTGTACGAGTCCCTGTGGTGTGTGGGCGTCGCGCTGCTGGTGGTCTGGGCCGACCGCCGCTTCCGGCTGGGGCACGGACGGGCGTTCGCGCTGTACGTCGCGGCGTACTGTGCCGGGCGCGCCTGGATCGAGTACATGCGTGTCGACGAGGCGCACCACATTCTGGGCGTCCGGCTCAACGTGTGGACGGCGCTCATCGTCTTCCTGCTGGCGGTGACGTACATCGTCGTCTCGGCGCGGCTGCGGCCGGGCCGCGAGGAGATCGTGGAGCCGGGGGCGGTGGAGGCCGCGCCGGCGAAGGAGGAGGCGGCCGAGAAGGCCGAGGCCTCCGAGACCGACGACGCCCCGTCCGAGGCGGCCGCCTCGGGCTCCGAGGATGCGGCGACGGATGCCGACGCCGAGGGGAACGGCGCGGAGGCCGCGAAGCAGAGCTGA
- the trpC gene encoding indole-3-glycerol phosphate synthase TrpC — translation MSVLDEIIEGVRADLAERQARVSLDELKERAARAPQARDGAAALRGEGVKVICEVKRSSPSKGALAAIADPAGLAADYEAGGAAVISVLTEQRRFGGSLADLEAVRARVDIPVLRKDFIVTSYQLWEARAYGADLALLIVAALEQPALESLIERAESIGLTPLVEVHDEEEAERAVAAGARVIGVNARNLKTLEVDRSTFERVAPEIPEGIVKVAESGVRGPHDLIAYANAGADAVLVGESLVTGKDPRAAVADMVAAGEHPAIRHGRA, via the coding sequence GTGAGTGTGCTCGACGAGATCATCGAAGGCGTCCGTGCCGACCTCGCAGAGCGGCAGGCCCGGGTCAGCCTCGACGAGCTCAAGGAGCGCGCGGCCCGGGCGCCGCAGGCCAGGGACGGCGCGGCCGCGCTGCGTGGCGAGGGCGTCAAGGTCATCTGCGAGGTGAAGCGCTCCAGTCCCTCCAAGGGCGCGCTCGCGGCCATCGCCGATCCGGCCGGGCTCGCGGCGGACTACGAGGCGGGCGGCGCGGCCGTCATCTCCGTACTGACCGAGCAGCGGCGCTTCGGCGGTTCGCTGGCCGACCTGGAGGCCGTCCGGGCCCGGGTCGACATCCCGGTGCTCCGCAAGGACTTCATCGTCACCTCCTACCAGCTGTGGGAGGCCCGTGCCTACGGCGCCGACCTCGCGCTGCTGATCGTCGCCGCCCTCGAGCAGCCGGCCCTGGAGTCGCTGATCGAGCGTGCCGAGTCCATCGGGCTCACCCCGCTCGTCGAGGTTCACGACGAGGAGGAGGCCGAGCGGGCCGTCGCGGCCGGAGCGCGGGTCATCGGGGTCAACGCGCGCAATCTGAAGACTCTCGAGGTCGACCGCTCCACGTTCGAGCGTGTCGCTCCCGAGATTCCGGAGGGCATCGTCAAGGTCGCCGAGTCCGGCGTCCGCGGCCCGCACGACCTGATCGCCTACGCCAACGCCGGTGCCGACGCGGTGCTGGTCGGCGAGTCACTGGTGACCGGCAAGGACCCCAGGGCCGCGGTGGCCGACATGGTGGCCGCCGGCGAGCACCCGGCCATCCGGCACGGAAGGGCCTGA
- a CDS encoding DsbA family protein, with the protein MSENNRGEGKRAARERLIQERERNKVREKRRRTLIVSAAVVCVLGLAAVVGVIAANRGGGGEAAGPAVAPSGAQGKDSLAIPVGAPGAPSTLTVWEDFRCPACGSFENGFRDTVHELQKAGQLKVEYHLVRLIDRNLRGTGSLRAANAAACAQDAGKFSAYHDVLYINQPPELEDAYAKNSRLIELAAKVPGLDTPAFRACVEDGKHDSWVNKSDAVFKAGKYGGTPTVLLNGESIFPSKGNEPLTTANLKKWVAAANKGKKPASASPSPAAS; encoded by the coding sequence GTGAGCGAGAACAATCGTGGTGAGGGAAAGCGGGCTGCCAGAGAGCGGCTCATCCAGGAACGCGAGCGGAACAAGGTGCGTGAGAAGCGCAGGCGCACATTGATCGTCTCCGCCGCTGTCGTGTGCGTGCTGGGCCTGGCCGCCGTGGTCGGAGTGATCGCGGCCAACCGCGGCGGTGGCGGCGAAGCGGCAGGGCCGGCCGTGGCGCCCAGCGGAGCCCAGGGGAAGGACAGCCTGGCGATTCCCGTCGGCGCGCCCGGCGCGCCGTCCACGCTCACGGTGTGGGAGGACTTCCGCTGTCCGGCCTGCGGCTCCTTCGAGAACGGATTCCGGGACACCGTCCACGAGCTGCAGAAGGCCGGGCAGCTGAAGGTCGAGTACCACCTCGTCCGCCTCATCGACCGCAATCTGCGCGGCACCGGCTCGCTGCGCGCGGCCAATGCCGCCGCGTGCGCGCAGGACGCGGGGAAGTTCAGCGCCTACCACGATGTGCTGTACATCAATCAGCCTCCCGAGCTGGAGGACGCGTACGCGAAGAACAGCCGACTGATCGAACTGGCCGCCAAGGTGCCCGGTCTCGACACCCCGGCGTTCCGCGCGTGTGTCGAGGACGGCAAGCACGACAGCTGGGTGAACAAGTCCGACGCGGTCTTCAAGGCGGGCAAGTACGGCGGCACGCCGACCGTGCTGCTCAACGGGGAGTCGATCTTCCCGTCGAAGGGCAATGAGCCGCTCACCACGGCCAATCTGAAGAAGTGGGTCGCCGCGGCCAACAAGGGCAAGAAGCCGGCGAGCGCTTCTCCGTCCCCGGCCGCTTCCTGA
- the trpB gene encoding tryptophan synthase subunit beta, whose protein sequence is MSSDFFKPDLEGQVPSAEGYFGAFGGKFIPEALVAAVDEVAVEYEKAKADPEFGRELDDLLKNYTGRPSALTEVPRFAEHAGGARVFLKREDLNHTGSHKINNVLGQALLTKRMGKTRVIAETGAGQHGVATATACALFGLECTIYMGEVDTQRQALNVARMRMLGAEVVAVKSGSRTLKDAINEAFRDWVANVDHTHYLFGTVAGPHPFPAMVRDFHRVIGVEARKQILERAGRLPDAVVACVGGGSNAIGLFHAFIPDSDVRLVGCEPGGHGLETGEHAATLTAGEPGILHGSRSYVLQDEEGQITEPYSISAGLDYPGIGPEHSHLKDSGRGEYRAVTDEAAMEALRLLSRTEGIIPAIESAHALAGALELGKELGPDGLMIVNLSGRGDKDMDTAARYFGLYGNAEGAK, encoded by the coding sequence ATGTCTTCTGACTTCTTCAAGCCCGACCTGGAAGGTCAGGTCCCCAGTGCCGAGGGGTATTTCGGTGCGTTCGGCGGCAAGTTCATCCCCGAGGCGCTGGTCGCCGCCGTCGACGAGGTCGCCGTCGAGTACGAGAAGGCGAAGGCCGATCCCGAGTTCGGCCGTGAGCTCGACGACCTGCTGAAGAACTACACCGGGCGGCCGAGCGCGCTGACCGAGGTGCCGCGGTTCGCCGAGCACGCGGGGGGTGCGCGGGTCTTCCTGAAGCGGGAGGACCTGAACCACACCGGGTCGCACAAGATCAACAATGTGCTCGGGCAGGCACTGCTGACCAAGCGCATGGGCAAGACCCGGGTCATCGCCGAGACCGGGGCCGGGCAGCACGGAGTGGCCACGGCGACCGCGTGTGCGCTGTTCGGGCTCGAGTGCACCATCTACATGGGTGAGGTCGACACCCAGCGGCAGGCGCTGAACGTGGCCCGGATGCGGATGCTCGGCGCCGAGGTCGTCGCCGTGAAGTCCGGCAGCCGCACCCTGAAGGACGCCATCAACGAGGCGTTCCGCGACTGGGTCGCCAATGTGGACCACACCCACTACCTCTTCGGGACCGTCGCGGGGCCGCATCCGTTCCCGGCCATGGTGCGGGACTTCCACCGGGTGATCGGGGTCGAGGCGCGCAAGCAGATCCTGGAGCGCGCCGGCCGGCTGCCGGACGCCGTCGTCGCCTGCGTGGGCGGTGGATCGAACGCGATCGGGCTGTTCCACGCGTTCATTCCGGACAGCGATGTGCGGCTGGTGGGATGCGAGCCCGGTGGGCACGGCCTGGAGACCGGGGAGCACGCGGCCACGCTGACCGCGGGCGAGCCGGGCATCCTGCACGGCTCGCGTTCGTATGTGCTGCAGGACGAGGAAGGCCAGATCACCGAGCCCTACTCGATTTCGGCGGGGCTGGACTACCCGGGTATCGGGCCCGAGCACTCGCACCTGAAGGACAGCGGGCGGGGTGAGTACCGCGCTGTCACGGACGAGGCGGCCATGGAGGCACTGCGGCTGCTGTCGCGCACCGAGGGCATCATCCCGGCGATCGAGAGCGCCCATGCGCTGGCCGGTGCGCTGGAGCTGGGCAAGGAGCTGGGCCCGGACGGGCTGATGATCGTCAACCTGTCCGGACGCGGCGACAAGGACATGGACACGGCGGCCCGCTACTTCGGGCTGTACGGGAACGCAGAGGGGGCGAAGTGA
- the trpM gene encoding tryptophan biosynthesis modulator TrpM gives MAIAARLAPGCRPRGCRAPARRVHGRRVRYVIGDEPGQVNGMRWRRTAARQPAVSGAFPHPAPSRRDTVRLRRVGAPPGLGPGLLLNAGEARTWRTPPGES, from the coding sequence ATGGCCATCGCCGCTCGCCTTGCCCCGGGGTGCCGCCCCCGGGGCTGTCGCGCGCCCGCGCGGCGGGTGCACGGCCGTCGGGTGCGGTATGTCATCGGGGACGAGCCGGGCCAGGTCAACGGGATGCGATGGCGTCGCACAGCGGCGCGTCAGCCGGCGGTGTCGGGGGCTTTCCCCCACCCCGCCCCTTCCCGCAGGGACACTGTGCGGCTCCGCCGCGTGGGGGCTCCGCCGGGGCTCGGCCCCGGCCTGCTCCTCAACGCCGGAGAGGCTCGAACGTGGCGTACTCCGCCAGGTGAGTCCTGA